GGAAGGGGATTGCCACGTTGCTCACAGAACTCAGTGCAGCAGAAAGGGGGTAGTTACAAGCAGAAACCGGAGGTGGGTGAGAGAACGCTGCAATCGTCCCCATTTATTACCCAGTATCTATATTTGCAGAAAGCTCTTTGGTGCTTTTCTGCGTTACAAAACAAAGAGATTCAGACTTCTTGGGAAGAGCGAACATTTCATTTTGGACATGTGGTAGAGCAGGAATAGTTCCActgggggcagctctgtggaagTTGGAGACAGCTGGCACTTGTGTGTACCCAACTTGGTACAAGACAACTGGCCAAAAATGAATCTGCCTGCTCTGGTTGTGTTATTAAAGCTTAGCATTGTCCTTCTCTAGCTTTTAAATCTGGGGCTCCTGCATGTTGTAGTGTAGCAGCTGGGGGCCAGGACATGTAGTAGTTACGTAGTAGGTGTGTGGCTGCGGGACCAGCAGCCCTGGAGCCTTCAGCTGTTCTGTGTAATGCAAAGTACTGATACACCTTCAATAGCAAACAGCCCTACAAGTACTAAAGTGTGTAGTAACTACTGTTAATCAAATGTAAAGCCACTGACTGGTCTGTATGTATTTTTACTGTACATAAATTAAAGCCTCTTCAGTTGTTGAAGCGACTCGAGGTTGTGACTCTTCAACTCAAACTTGAGACTAGGGTGAGGCTTCTGCTGTGCCTGGGCACGTGAGCCGCAGTCTCTTGTTCTGTGACTATTACAGGATTTTACTGACTGTTACAGTGTCAGtgcattaaaaaagcaaagtCCAGTGTGAAACAGCTTCTTCATTCTGCCTCTGAGCTGATGACTTGCACCCACAAATGATTCCAGCATTGTTTTATAACGGCTCTGACCCAGAGTGTCTTTGCTTCTATTCTTCACGCTGAAGAGAGAATCCTAAAGCCCTCAGGGTGCCTGTGAAATCCTCTTCAGCGAATGTTAGGCACACCTCTGATACGCTGGGGACTCCGGTAGCATTGCTTCAGGCCCTTGGAAATGGCCCACTTCTGGGTGTAGCTGGCCTGACTCCAAAAGAGCAGGCGCAGGAGCCAGCTTAGGGCAGGGAGCGCAGCTGGGGCAAGAGGATGAGTCTGTGTTGAAGCTGCCGCAGCCGGGCTGGTGCTGCGGAGCCGCCCGCGGCAGCGAGGTGCTGGCTGGTTCCAGCAGGGTGAAGGATCCACTGGGATCCTTGTGCCACCTAGTCCCGTGCTGGGCAGAAATGTTCAGTGTTCAGTGACAGCTGCGTTCCTCGAGCCCTCCTGAAGTGGGAGTGGAGACATGCGCGGAAGGACGCTGTGTTCTTCCTGCCATCTCGCCTGGGTCCCTGCAAAAGGCCCAGCCTTGCCACTTTTCCTACCCATGTGAAAAAGTATGCAGTGCTCCTTGTGTGTGTACTACAGGCAGCTTCCTGACTTCAGCTTCCAAAAGCGTTTAGTTCCTGCTGTCCACAATCTGACTGGCCCTTGCAGAAGCCATTTGCAGTGGGGGGCTATAGGAGGCCTCTCCTGGCACAAGGCCTGATGGCTTTGGGGATTCTCACAAGATTTCCCGCCAGCCGGGTGCTCAGGGCTCTGCGCTGCCTCCGAGCGCCTCTGCCCCGTTCCCTTGCTGGCCGCTGTCCCTTGAAGCTGCGCGTTTGGTCAGGAGGGGGCTGTGTGTGCTGTGTTGCCATGGTGTCACTTCAAAGTTTCAACACCACATAGTAGTTTCACCGGGATCGCTTGACTAACGGCCACGGTTGGCAGCACCGAGCTGCTGGCGAGGGACAGGGGTGGGAAGAGGCGGCTGCTGCGTGCAGGGGGCGAGTCTGGAGCGGGGCTGGGAgggcggctggaggagccccCATCGCTTGAGCAGCACGGCCGTAGCACACGGAGGGATACGTCACTGCAGGGTTACACCCTTCTTGGCCTACTCTTCCTTCTAGCAGGCTGAGCCAACCCTTCTCCCTTAATTGAAACCTCTTTTATTGTCTCTGTTAAGGTGGCCTCTGCCAGGGTCTAAAACCAAGTCGCCACTGAAGATCTCAAACACCCAGCCCTGTTAACATTCCTTAGATTTGGCCACTTTATCCTCCTCTCCTCTGAAGCATCCCTCTGACCTGGGCTCACCTCTCCGCCTCTGCCAGCTCTGGGAAGACGGCGTGTCCGTAGGTTGCGGCGCTGCTACAGCCCCGGGGAATTAACGAGTTTCCGATGGCAACGCTCAGTCTAGCGCAGCACAATAAAACCTGACTTGGAGGGAGGGCTGTCGCAGGTGCATGGGGAAGCATGGCCCTCAGGGAGGGAAATCCCCCCTTCCGGGGGTCTTGTACAAACACTGACCGCTTCAAACCCCGAGTGGCTGTATCGCTTCGTTGATCCTGGGGGCTTTACTCCACCGGCTCTGACCCCGACCGGCCGCCCGCGCGGCTCTTGTGGCAGGGTGCTCAGCGCCCTCGGGAGCGAACACCCCCCCAggggctcaaggccaggctggacggggcttggggcaacctgggctagcggaaggtgtccctgcccgtggcaggagGGTGGAACTAGGTGGTCTTTGAGgttccttcccacccaaaccactCCACAATTCTCTCTCGCTCTGTGCCTGCCCTGGGCCGCGAGAGGCGCTGGGCCAGACGCCGATGGCTCTTCCCAGTGCAGCTGCTCGGTGCGAGGGCGGGCAGAGAGCCGCTGCTGGGCAGGAAGGGGACGAAGCCGCCCGCTGAGCAGAGGCCCTGCCTGCTTTGTGCGGAGCAGAATTGCCCCCATCGCCCTCCACGGGGGGAGTAACAGCCTCGCTGTTGGCTGTGGTGACCTGCAGCCTCACAGCTCAGTCCCAAGCCACCCTGGAGCCATCGGTGGCTTGCGCCAGTCATTCAAGGCTAGCCGGGTGTTATCTGCTGCACCCACAGACCAGGGCATGGAGTACACTGGCCAGGACCATCTATTTGTTAGCCAGGGCTCAAACAAAAAAGCTTTACTTGATGGGGATGGGAACCCGCAGGAGGTAAAGTCACCATCCTCATCACGGTTTCAGGGGGGTGGAACTGTGCATGCCTGGAGGCTCGAGAGCTGAAGCACTGCAGCAGGTTTTTGTGCTGATTTTGGTTATTTTCTGTTGGCGTTTTGTTGCGTGACAGCCGGCAGCAAGGTCGGGTGATGGGGCGAGAGTGTGGGTgagggcaggagcagctctgcaggcccTGGGGCAGCGTCTCCGTGGGACAAAAAAATCCTTAAGGTCAGGCCCAGCTAGGTTCAACTGCCAAAATGTCACCCTTGGTGACGGTGGGAGGGGCGGAAGATCCCACCGGGAGCGACGCCTGGACTCTACAGAGTAAAAATCAGCAAAAAAGACGAGATTTGGGGGTAGATGCAGTAATCTAAACCAGCGGTGTGTGGATGCGGCCGCATGGCAAAAAACTGCCAGGCAGCGAACGCTCCGGTGGCACTTTCTTCcccataaaaaaacaaaaaaaaaaaacaaaaaaaaccccaaaactaacaCATCAGGCACCAACTCCCACACGAGTTTCCCTTCACAAAATACTGAGCGCTCGGGACCCGCCGCCATCCCGGGGCGGCCTCAATGCTACCGGGACAcaccctgcccggcccggcccggcccgcggagAAACGGGCACGACCGGAGCGGCGTCCGGGGCCGGGTTGCTGCGGGGATcggccccccccgcggcgggggtcGGTGCGCGGGGCCCGCACGGCGTGAGCAGCACCCACGTGTGCGCCCCCCCGGCGCCATTCCCGGGCCTGTCTCTTTAAGCGCGGTGGGCGGGGCGCTCCCATGGTGCCCCGCGGCTGGCGGCGTGGATTTTAAATCCTCTGGGCCAATAGGGAGCGGCCGCGGGCGCGTAACGTCCCGGGGGCGCGTTTGAATCGGCGGcgcctgcccgctcctgccccggcgccgctccgctccgctccctctgccccggcgccgctccctctgccccagcacccccggaCCCCATGAGCGCGGCGGGCGGGaaggcggcgcggccggcggcggccccggtcCCGGTGGAgccggcccgggcgggcggcgcgatGGCGGCGGGCGGGAAGGAGGTACCGAAAGTGCTGGTGGACCCGCGGACCCGGCGCAGTTTCGTGCGCGGGCGGTTCCTGGGTAAAGGCGGCTTCGCGCGGTGCTACGAGCTGGCGGAGGCCGGGAGCCGCGAGGTGTTCGCGGGCAAAGTGGTGCCCAAGTCGCTGCTGGTGAAGCCGCACCAGAAGGAGAAGATGTCCATGGAGATCGCCATCCACCGCAGCCTGGCCCACCGCCACGTCGTCGGCTTCCAGGGCTTCTTCGAGGACGCCGACTTCGTCTACGTCGTGCTGGAGCTCTGCCGCCGCAGGGTgaggggccgcggggagcgggggggcccgccgcgggggggggggtgtcggtgacACCCGGTACTGATCGTCCCTCCCCGCAGTCGCTGCTGGAGCTGCACAAGCGGCGGAAGGCGCTGAGCGAGCCCGAGGTGCGGTACTACCTGCGCCAGACCATCCTGGGCTGCCAGTACCTGCACAGCCACCGCGTCATCCACCGGGACCTCAAGCTGGGCAACCTCTTCCTCAGCGACGACATGGAGGTCAAGATCGGTAGGTGCCCGTGCCGGGATGCCCTGGCAGCCCCCCGTGGCCACCCCGCGGTGGGGAGCCCGGCCACCGGCTGTGGGGGCGTCTCCGTTCACACCCTGTCTCTCCCAGGTGACTTTGGCCTGGCCACCAAAGTGGAGTACGATGGCGAGCGCAAGAAAACCCTGTGTGGGACCCCCAATTACATTGCCCCGGAGGTGCTGGGCAAGAAGGGACACAGCTTCGAGGTGGACATCTGGTCCATCGGCTGCATCATGTGAGTCAAAATGCCCCCTGGGGGGCCGGGTGGGCCCTGTGGCCCCGGTGTTGGACCCTCTGGGTGTGCCGGTGTCTGTTCCCCAGCGCGGGGGTCTCGAGGTGTTTCCCCAAAGCCCACGTTTCTGAACCGGAGCTTTCTCCGGAGTTCTGGATCCCTTTTCACGGGGGGCAGGAACCAGGCACACGGCGCGTGTCTGATGTGTGTTCCCGCTGGCGGGACAGTCCCAGGGTGTGCTCAGGATAGGGTCACTGCGGCACACAAGTCTTGGAGTCTCTTTTGCAAAACCAACACCCTTTTCTCTGTAAACATGTAGGTACACTCTGCTGGTTGGGAAGCCGCCTTTTGAAACTTCTTGCCTCAAAGAAACATACATCCGAATCAAGAAGAACGAGTACACTATTCCCAAGGTACGGCGCTTCCTGTGGGCGGGCCCCTTCCCCGCAGCAGTTCTCAGTCAGCTTTCCCCTGCCCGTCCTGTTTCTGGCACGTAACGGGCTCTCACATAATGGTGAAACAGCTCTTACTGCAGAGTGTGAGGAAGGGGGTGTCTCGGTGAAACTGTAAGGCCAACTTCCTCCCAAGGAGCCGGCAGCTCCCCGGTAATCCAGCCCAAATCTGATCTGGGTGGTTGGCACGTGGAGTTAAACGGAGACGCTCGAGCCCCTGAGCTCTGGGCCAGGGGCCCAGctcatcctgctgctgctgagtcGGTCTTGCTAAAGTCAGTGGACTTCAGGCTTTGCACGCTCTCAGGAGACAGCTCTCCGTGCCTGCCCAGCTCTGTGTCCCCCAGGCGTGCAGCACGGgagctctgctcccagcagaaCTTCCCCCGGGTTGAGCACCCGGCGGCGTGTGTCGTcccctgacccctccctgccGACTGTCTCCTCTCAGCACATCAACCCCGTCGCTGCTAACCTCATCCAGAAGATGCTGAGGTCTGACCCTGCCACGCGCCCGACGATCAACGAGTTGCTGAATGACGAGTTCTTCACGTCGGGGTACATCCCCAGCCGCCTGCCCACCAGCTGCCTCACCATTGCGCCCAGGTTTTCCATCGCTCCCAGCGGGCTGGAGCTGAACGGGCGGAAGCCGCTGACTGCGCTCAACAAAGGTGAGAGGGgagcctgcccctgcccagcgGCCTCCAGAACCGCCCTGGGGAGCGTGGCTCTCCCTCGCCACCTCTCCCAGCTCTTATGAAAACCCAGAGCGGTCTGCTCGCTCTTGGCCCAGAACCAAAGCAGGGAGGAGCGCCAGCCCTCGCTGTGGCTGGAGGGTCTATAACACGTTTCCTATAGCTGGGGTAGAAGGCACATCTGGTGCCTTTAGACCCCTGCTCCCCGGTCACTCCCTCACGCTCCTCTTTCCTGGCCCAGGACCGGACAGCCCTGCACTAGAGAACTTGCCCGAAAAGGAGGACGTGGCGGGGCTGCGGGAGCTGGGGGATGCTGTTGCCAGTCACTTGGCCGACATGTTGGAGCAGCTGACTGCAGTCAACTTGGCCAAGCCCTCTGAGAGGGTGGCAGTGAGACAAGGTGAGTCTGGGGACAGTCCCCCCGgcactgccctgcctgggtgatgCTTCTCTTGTCACTCACTGTCGTCTGAAGTGAGAAACCAGCTGACCTCCATGTCAAACTGGAAGACTGAGCAGCCTTTTGGCCTTGCCGAGGTGTGCAGGATGCTGTGAAATGTCTTCTAACCAGCTCCTTTCCTCTTTGCAGAAGAAGCTGAAGACCCGGCCTGCATTCCCATCTTCTGGGTTAGCAAATGGGTGGACTACTCAGATAAATATGGCCTAGGTAAAtaacatgggggtgacacttcaGCCTTTTCTAGTTTCTGAAGAGGCCGGGAGAAGCTTGGGTTTGGGCATTGCACAGGTCTGGTTCTTTATAATCACGATATTCCAGTGTGTGTGTCCAAGACCACCACCAGGAACGTTGCCAGATACCCAGTGAATCCAAAGTAGTGGTCACCAAACATCAGCCCTGGCCACTGCCGGGTGGAaaacagtgacctgctgcatgTGGCTGCCCTCGCTCGCAGGGAGGACGCGTTCCCCTGCGGCAGTTCAAGCCGCTTCCACAGCAAtgagggaggaggaaaagtgCCACCCAGACCCCTGCAAAGAGGAGACTCTTTAGACCTGGCAGGGACTTGGTGGGGTGACTGCCGAGGAACCCCTCGATGATACAACCTCTGCCTTTTGCATTTCACACAACTGGTATTTGACGGTCTCACGGGCTCCCTTTTGAACTAGGTTACCAGCTGTGTGACAACAGCGTCGGAGTTCTCTTCAACGACTCCACTCGTCTGATCATGTACAGCGACGGGGACAACTTGCAGTACATCGAGCAGAACAGCACCGAGTCCTTCTTCACTGTGAGGTCCTACCCCTCTGCCTTGAACAAGAAGGTCAGTCCTGGGGACGGGAGCCCTTGCtggggggtggctgctgctggtgaGGGTTTTGCCagctgggctgtggtgggggggGTCCGGGGAGAAATGTCTGTAACTTGGGGTCACTGGCCTGCAGGCTTCCTCCTGGCTGCAAAATGTGGCCCCGAGGACAGACAGACACTACCAACTCTAACTGTTTATTTCTGGCTGCTGTCTGAGGCTCGTTTATGGGCAGCTTCACAGAAATAAGTGCTCACGGGACTTGCATGTACCCAGGTGTTCAGCAAAGTGAGTCTGAGGTGTGAGAGACCGAGTTAACTTGGAGAATTTGCACGAGTGTCCGCCAAAAGCTCTGACAGATGTAGAGAGGCTCTGGGGCTGTGATGGCAGCCCCGGCCCTCCCCACGTAGCGGGGGGTCGCTCTCAGCCTGTGTGCTCACAGCCTTTCCCACCTGCAGATAACACTATTGAAATATTTCCGCAACTATATGAGCGAGCACTTGCTGAAGGCGGGGGCGAACATCACCCCGCGGGAAGGAGACGAGCTGGCCCGCTTGCCCTACCTCTGCACGTGGTTCCGCACCCGCAGCGCCATCGTCCTGCACCTCAGCAACGGCACCGTCCAGATCAACTTCTTCCAGGTGAAGCGGCCGCTCTGCCCTTCCCCGGGCCGCAGCTCCGGCTGCACAAAGAGCCCCCCCGCGCGCCGTGGGGCTGGCCGTGGGCAATCGGAGCCaaaactgggagcactgggggctcCTTCCTGGTGCGGGAGCCACCCAGACCCTCCGCACCTGCGTCCCGTGGCAGGAGGGGCTCTGCTGCGCGCTCGCGGTGCCCTGAGCCGGCCCTCGGGGCTTCCGCTGCGCTCTGAGCACACGCAGCGGCGCGGGGCTCGCCCCGAGCAGCCGCCGTCGTCGGGCTGACGGCGTGCGCTCTCTGTCCCCACAGGACCACACCAAAGTCATCCTGTGCCCTCTCATGGCCGCCGTCACGTACATAGACGAGAAGCGGGACTTCCGCACGTACAAGCTGAGCCTCATCGAGGAGCACGGCTGCTGCAAGGAGCTGGCCAGCCGCCTGCGCTACGCCCGCACCATGGTGGAGAAGCTCCTCGGTTCGAAGTCTGGCTCGGCCCGTATGAAACCCTCTGCTTAGACTTTGTTCTCGATGGACTTGACGTTTGTGCCAAACTGtcccagctggggagggggggtggtggtCTCGCAGGACCCCCGCCCATGCTGTAGCCTCCCGTCGCACAGctgggcccccagccctgcctgcaggtcTGGTAGCCACAAGGCAGCCCCCGACACTGTGGGAAGGGCGTTGGTCACCCCGATGGGCACCCAAAGGTTTCTTGCTCCCCGTTCCTAATAGAATGTCTGTTTTTTAATTGCATACctagttgtttttttcctaacttcCCAAAGCCAAAAGCCTGACTCGACAAAACCACCTTGTTTGAGACTCCTGGGCCCTCTCTTGAAGAGAGCAGAACTGTCATGTAAATTATTTGTACGTGTCTGTGCTGATGCTCTAGGCTTTTGTTTCCTCTTGTAGAAATTCAGGTAAGACCTTCAACATCTCCAGGATGAGACTGAGCAGTCAGCCTTTTAATACTGAAACTATTCTACATGAAACCTAAACTTTTGTATATTGCATAACTTGATTAAAGATTGATTGCTGCACCGCCCAGCGTGTCCTGgttccctggggctggctgggagggagggagcagcaagAGCCGTTTTCCTCACGAGCTGGTTGTGTTTACAAACAGCCCCGGCCTTGCTGAGCTCTGGCCTTGCTCCGCTTAGCACAGAGCCAGGGGCAGGTCACCGGGGGAAACGGGGAGGGGTTGGAGTTGATTTGGGAGATGCTTCCCCTCAGAAGGGCCTGGGAGTCGTTTGTGCTGATCtccccagcagtgctgcaggaggcCTCGGGGGCACCCCAGATGTGCTCAGAGCCTTaccttccccctgcccctttgACCAGCTCCATTTACTGGGCGGATGATGCTCATAAAAGTGCTGTAGGGTTAGTCAAAGTCATCGACTGTAGCAGACTTTAGCAGAAGCCCAGCAAGCT
The DNA window shown above is from Athene noctua chromosome 15, bAthNoc1.hap1.1, whole genome shotgun sequence and carries:
- the PLK1 gene encoding serine/threonine-protein kinase PLK1, with protein sequence MSAAGGKAARPAAAPVPVEPARAGGAMAAGGKEVPKVLVDPRTRRSFVRGRFLGKGGFARCYELAEAGSREVFAGKVVPKSLLVKPHQKEKMSMEIAIHRSLAHRHVVGFQGFFEDADFVYVVLELCRRRSLLELHKRRKALSEPEVRYYLRQTILGCQYLHSHRVIHRDLKLGNLFLSDDMEVKIGDFGLATKVEYDGERKKTLCGTPNYIAPEVLGKKGHSFEVDIWSIGCIMYTLLVGKPPFETSCLKETYIRIKKNEYTIPKHINPVAANLIQKMLRSDPATRPTINELLNDEFFTSGYIPSRLPTSCLTIAPRFSIAPSGLELNGRKPLTALNKGPDSPALENLPEKEDVAGLRELGDAVASHLADMLEQLTAVNLAKPSERVAVRQEEAEDPACIPIFWVSKWVDYSDKYGLGYQLCDNSVGVLFNDSTRLIMYSDGDNLQYIEQNSTESFFTVRSYPSALNKKITLLKYFRNYMSEHLLKAGANITPREGDELARLPYLCTWFRTRSAIVLHLSNGTVQINFFQDHTKVILCPLMAAVTYIDEKRDFRTYKLSLIEEHGCCKELASRLRYARTMVEKLLGSKSGSARMKPSA